The genomic DNA tctaacattcgatgtgacagggactaaactttagtccgcgaaaccaaacacccctaattataaaactaattggaGAAGCacaaggctaattcgcgagacgaatctattaaacctaattaattcatcattagcaaatgattactatagcaccacattatcaaatcatggattaattaggcttaatagttttatctcgcgaattagcatccATCTgtccaattaattttgtaattagactatattcaatactcctaattagtatcaaacatccgatgtgactggggttaaagtttagcctctaGGAAACAAAGACCCCCTTACTTAGGCTTACCGCTTAGGGTTACACATTTGAAAGTTTAAAAGTTTCATTTACACATTTCGTAAGTGGAGTTTTAACGATATATCGTAGTACCAGCAGTGCCTATGTCTACAGAAacgattttaaaaaaaatcaactctCTTATAAAAAATAAGAGTTACAATATGTTGGCAGCTGAAGTGTGAAGACTCCTCTCAGCACGTTTTTTTCTAGAAATAAGAGTAGTACTAAGTACATTACGGTTTGGATTCATGTcgggtcatatcggatatttggatacgtatgaactaattataaaactaattgtataaacatgactaattcgcgagacgaaactattaaacctaattaattcataattagcacatatttgcTGTAGCAACACATgatcaaatcataaactaattaggtttaatagattcgtatcgcgaattaaccttcatttatgccattcattttgtaattaatttatatttaatacttttaattagtatctatgTTAGTCATGCGCAACGGAACAGAGTCTAAACCGGGGGTTCGGGGTACTGGAATCTACCTGAAGCCCGGACATGTAACCGTTGTAGATTCCTTGGGTGAACTTCAAGGCCCTCTGCGGTAATTTCTCCTCCTCTCGGATGAGTATCAAACTGCGGATCAGCGACGGGACCCAACCCGAGGTAAAAGCAGAAGAGGCCCGACGTGACCAGTTGAAGTAAACGACGGGGCTGACTCGAGGCAATTGCAGAGGCGGCCCGAGACCGCACAGGTGGTGAATCACTCGCTTCCAGGTGGGGGCACGCTGTGTCCGGGGCCACCCGTAAGCCACACCGTTACACTGGCCGCTTGTACGGGTGGCTCTCGACGGCAGCGCATCGTTTCATCGTTCGTTACCGCCCCGCGACGCTCGCTGGGTGGCCAACACGTGGGCGACAGGTGCAGGAGCCGGGCTCGTTCGCTTTTCTCGGCACCGGCGACGCACTGGTAACTCCGGTGTCGCCGGCGGCTCGGCCCCGGTGGCAGCGTGAGCCGTCTTGAGTTAGGGCACGTAAACAGAGAGACGGCTGACGTCTATATGCCTCCACATCAGCAGATTCGTCCTCCGTGGTAAGCATTTACTGAGGAAAGAGATGCTCGCCGGCGCCTCGTTCGTCTACGGCAGGAGCTCGTGCTCCCACGCGAGGCGACGGCTCCTGGGGCGCGTTGTAGGAGTCGTTGCcgttcgtcgccggcggcggggatccGATGCgctcggcgccgcgcgcgcgctttTCCCTTTCGCGCCCAGTACCACGCGCTCCTTCCCCAAATAGCCCCCTTGGCCTTGCTctgtctcctctcctccctgaATCTGAGCAGCGACGGACACCATGCGGCTGCAGGAAAATCAGGCGGCGCCGGCACGAGAGCTGCTCAAGGCGGACGCTTCGCGGGAGCGGAGAGCCGCTGCGGCGCAAGCGCGGAAGGCTCTCGTGTCGTCGTCGGTGAGGAAAGAACCGGTGGCAGCGCCGATGCATCCACCGggggagctgcggcggcgccggagcagaTGAGTTCGGGCCGCGCGGCGCCTGTGCCGGAGCACAACGGCGCGGGTGCATCTGCATCTGCTGGAGCTTCACCGACCTCCTTTGTCGACGGGGGCCGCTTCTTCAAAGGCCCCGGCAGCTTCTTAGCCGGCGCCAGGCAAAGCTCCATGCCTCAACCATGGATGCTACCTCAATCTTCAGATCCGGCAACATGGTATACAATACTCATTCTCAATTTTGTTCATATGGACCGAGATATCAATTCTGTTCAACAAAATGACATGTTTTACTTCTCTGCAAAGACTCATTCTCAATTGCACATGTGTCTGTTCCAAACAAAAACTAAATGTCTGCAAAACTGATCCAAACTGAGACAGTTGCTGTATAGTTAGTGTATCAGGCACTCAAAGTTCACTTGCTGTTAGTGATCCAATTGAAGAGCAATTATGTAGATATAGTATAATCACATAATTGTTTTGAGTAGGAATGGTTTTGGTCTTGGCAATGGCAATTCTAATTTTATCTTGTTGTTCTGATCTGCTGATAGATTTAGATGTCATACTGCTGAATTCTTTGTTGTATTGGACTATTATgaagtcagaaattgaaatcATGCAGTTGATGTGGTAGAATCTTACTAGTTGTCATATGTTGTGCTGATATACTTTTGCAGGGATGTCTACTAGCTAATTTATGACATCAATGAGCTGTGTCTTTAATTTAGTTCACAATATACTTTTACAGGGATAAAAATCCAACACCTCCTGGTGGTTTCACAAACTTTATCCAGCTTCATTTGTCTcaaaattttcattttgttggGGGGCCTGCTCAGTTTGCGCCATTCAAGCCGCCGCGTACTATGGAAGATACACCAACAGAAGAAGAATTGGCCACTCCTCATTCATCAACAGAAAATAGTAATTATGTTAGTGTTGACAGCGGGGATGAGTTGGAGTTACCTAGGACTGAGAAGCGAATCCTTTGGACTCAAGAAGAAGATGTCAGGCTTGTGAGTTTTCATGGCTGTAGGCTGGTTCCTTTTTGCTGTTTTGTTTTTCATACCCCTACTAACAATGAAAAGCATTATTACAGATGAGCTCATGGCTGCACAATTCAACGGACTCAAGCATCGGCGCTGATAGGAAGAATGAACAATATTGGTATGTTGTTGACACCTACAATGAGACTACCTCAAGTCAGAGGAGAAGAAATGCTAAGCAAGCGAAGGATCGTTGGCATAAGGTTAATAAATGGACTGACCTCTTCCATAGTGCTTGGTTGAAGGCTCGAAGGGTTTTTACTAGTGGGTATAATGATCAAATGTGGATTGATAAGGCTCATGTTTTCTACGTAGAAGACAACAAAAAGCTCAAGCTGGGGCATTTTGTCTTGATGGATGTATGGTACACAGTCCGAAATGAGGCGAAGTGGATAACATACAACAATGGGTTGAAACAAGCACGCAAAAGGAAGAGTTCAAATAAGGATAATGAAGGAGAGGACATGGACAATGCAGACCTGGAGGATCTGGAAGAAATCCCAAGGCCAatgaggcaaaaaaaaaaagctgaaaAGGCAGCACTTGAAAAGAAGGCTAAAAATGCCAACAGGAAGGACGTTGACAATACAGATCTTGAGGAGATGAATACTTTTGGTAAAATTCAGGATGATGAACATGCAAACCGGCTGAAGGTATTGGAAGTACAAAAGAAGCTACCATCCGAGAAGATTGAACAAGCAAAGCTTGCCCACCTAGCAGCAAAGGAGCAAAAGGAGGCAGCAGAGGTGCAAATGGAGGCAAGAAAGTATGAAGTTGAAGCTAGGATGTTTGAGACATATAACCAACCGCCTTCTCGCTATGGACGTAGCATTGATGTCCGATGAGGAAAAGTTAGAGCATGCAAATACAATGAAGTGTTTGAAGAAGAAATTATTTTCTGATTACAACTGAGGTTAGTGttaccttggcaatatgatttCTGTTAGCATCTAACTGTTAGCTTGCCAATATGAATTCTGTTAGCATCTAACTGTTAGCTTGGCAATATAATTTCTGTTAGCTTGGCAATATGGTTCCTGTTAGCATCTTGACAGTTTTAGTTACATCTTGCAGGGATGTTCTGATCAAGAAAGCTGTTGGATGTTTGGATCAAGAAGGTTGTCATTCTGTCAGTTAGATCCTTGCTGTTCAGTTTTAGTTTCAGGCATTGCCGTTTCAGTTTCAGGTCTGTGTCACATTGAAGATCCTTGCTGTTTCAGTTTCAGGTTACTGCATTTTCTTACTGTTAAGTTCTGATGGTGAACTTTAGTTTCATTCTGTCAGATCTGGAGGAACAGAGAGAGCACGATGAACAGGAGGCAGTGCAGGAAGATGACGAAGGTGAGGAACCTGTGGAAATTGATCCAGCGGATGTTTATACACTTGATGATTTCCTTGCCGAGGATGAAAAGTTAGAATCATTTCGGAGGAGGATTGGTGACAAATTGAAGGCCAAATTTGAAGGAGCATCTTCTGAACCACCCAGCCATCGTCAGCGTCAAAGTGGACCTCAGATGTATATTCCTAGAAATCGAGAAGCTGGTCATGATGATCTTGTTGCTAATTACTTCTCTGCAAATCCTAACTACACTGATGAGATGTTCCGTAGAAGGTTTCGGATGACACAGCCTTTGTTTCTTCGAATTGTTGGTGTTCTTAGTGATTGGGATCTTTTTTTACCCAAAGAGTGGATGCAGCTGGAAGAGATGGCCACTCACCTTTGCAAAAGTGTACTGCGGCCATTCGATGGCTAGGATATGGCACGCCAGCTGACCAACTTGACGAGGTTTTGAAGATTGCTGCTAGCACGTCTTTGGAGTTCTTAGGGTGTCTTTGGAGTTCTTAGGGAAATTCGCCGAAGGAGTGATTGAATGTTTTGGTGGAGAGTACCTGTGCCCTTCAAGAATTGATGAACTAGAAAAAATCTTGCAAGAAAATGAGTCTCCTGAAAAAATCTTGCAAGAAAATGGGGCTTCCCAGGAATGATAGGAAGTATTAGCTGTATGCATTGCGCGTGGAAGAATTGTCCAAAAGATTGGGCTGGCTGAAAAAATCTTGCAAGAAAATGAGTCTCCTGGCTTCCCAGGAATGATAAAGATTGGGATGGCTGAAAAAATCTTGCAAGAAAATGAGTCCCCTGGCTTCCCAGGAATGATAGGAAGTATTGGCTGTATGCATTGCGCGTGGAAGAATTGTCCAAAAGATTGGGCTACCATGTTTACTCGtggtgataaaaaaaaaatcctactaTGATCCTTGAAGCGGTAAGCATGCATTTTTTGTACCGCTAGTGCCTATAATGATATCAATGTGTTGAATAAGTCGTCACTATTCATTGATGCGATAAAAGGAGAAGCAACAAGACTACAATTTGTTGTAAATGGGAACCAATATGACATGGGGTACTATCTTGCTGACGGAATATATCCCGAGTGGGCAGCCTTTGTGAAGACAATATCATCACCTTAAACGGAGAAACACAAATTATATGTGCAACGTCAAGAAGGGGCAAGGAAGGATATTGAAGGATGTTGAGTGTGCATTCGGCGTGTTGCAATCCTAATTTGATATTGTACGTCGTCCAACACGAATGTGGAAGCGGGATGACAATATCATCACCTTAAACGGAGAAACACAAATTATATGTGCAACGTCAAGAAGGGGCAAGGAAGGATATTGAAGGATGTTGAGTGTGCATTCGGCGTGTTGCAATCCTAATTTGATATTGTACGTCGTCCAACACGAATGTGGAAGCGGGATGATGTTGTTAACGTAGTGCAAGCTTGCGTAATATGATAGTTGAAGATGAAAAAGAATTAGTTAAAATTCCATTGGATTTAAATGAGAATCCGAGTGCAACTATTATCCTATCATCGGGAGTACAAATAATAATCCTAATCCATGCTTCGCAGAGGTACTTACTAGAAACTCGGCTATACGTGCTCCATTTACACATAAGCAACTCATGAAGGATTTTAGTTGAGCATATATGGCAGTGTTATGGGCATATCCAAAATTAGACCTACGTTATAATGGTATTGCAACTTTACTATATCATATCATGTATTCAAAGTACCTATTGATattaatatatattatatttatgatTTTCAAAAAAAGGACTATGTGACTAAATTTAATATCATTGATCCTCTCAGTTGAGCTCCAAAATGGCTACAAAGATGAAATGTACACTTGATCATCGTTTctataaataaattaaataacTTGCAGATATACATCTAAATAGATACAGACATACATCTAAATAGATAGCTCACTATTTTAGCCGTCTGTGCCTGACATGGCAAATCAAATATACAGCAGCTATGTTAGACGTGCCCTTATAACCATCGAGGCCTCACTGTTGGAGTGGCTGCCGGCAGCAAGTTGTTTATCCGGCAGCAAGCTGTTTATCCAGTTACCACACCATTGGAAGACAAGGCCCAGCCCAAGGCAAACATAAAGAATCGTAAATTACTCCTACAGTCCTACAACACACGCACGCCCCGCCAGTCCGCCACTACAATAGATTTTCCAGCGACCCGCGCTGCATCAACCGGACCATATTTACGTGCGAACATGAGCTCTGCTTCCTGCCGTCCTTTATGATGATGCAAACGCTGCCCTTTTTGTCCATGTCGTGGACACAGTGAGCTGCCCTCCCATGTCGATCTCCACAGGCCACAGCCATGGCCATCAAAGTTACACCAACCACCACATTTACATTTCACCCATGAAGACGAAGAATAATGCAACTTCAGGCCGGGCCAGCGCAATTTGCAATCCAATTGCTACATCTGGCCCGATCATGAAGCAGCACAAGGGGGCAAACGCAGCTCAATCCTCCTGACTTTGCGAAGATTTCTCCGGGCTTAGAATCGGAAGCTAACGTCGGGCAAGATTGTCCGGCGCCGCCACGTTATCTAGCACCTCTAGTCCAAAGCCTCGATCATTAACTACTAACATGACAAGCTGACGCCACAGGTCAACGAAGCTCGCACGATAAACATATGAAACACTTCGCCTGAGACAGCTCTAATCGAAAACCATATCCCAGTAACTTCGCAAGCATAGCGCCAGATCATCAATTATGTATCCTGTGAAGTTGGACGGGAACACAATAGATAGAAAGCATAAAGAATACTTTCCCAACCACAGTAGCTACGATTAGATCTGCGGACCAGTGCGTTTAAAGTCTAAACCAGATGAATAAAGATAATACTCCCCGATCACTGTAACTGCTAAACAAACGTTGAAGGAGTAAgttgaaaagagaagaaaattcaGTCTACATGGATGTGGGAACTGCCAAAGAGAACACCTCTCGGAGTCTCGGAGACACAAGCATAAAACTTTTAATACTCACCTAAAAGCTCCCTTCCACGTTGCTCTCCAAAAACTTAAAGAAAGATGGATTTGATCAAATCGCACATGACATTGCCTACAAATTTTCACCTGATTCGCTGTTATTTATCACTGGGAACCACTTCGCGTTGCGTTTTTCAGTAAGCTATGTTAGAACTGTCAAGTGAACATAAGCTACCTACCATACAAAAATTGTAGAAGAATAATCTCCAAATAAGTTAGAAGAATGGTTACTAATGTACAAGGAAGGATAGTACACTGACCAACATGGTTCAATAGTAAAAGATGAACACTTTTTGAAGGTCCTCCACAAATTTAGTCACTTAGGTACAACAAAGCTGACGGCCATGAAGCTTCCTATCTTGAAGCAGCCACAGCTTAGCTGCAGACGCGTCATACAACAATTGTAGTGAGTTTAACAAACTCTCCCAGCTCTTGGGTGGTATAAAGAAGTAATTATCACCAGGTGCAAAGCACATAACAAGACAAATAGCAGAAAAGCATGTCCCAGTCAAGGCTACCAAAACCTGCGTGCAGGTGCAGCAAGCAAACTACATTGCTCAAGAACACCACAAGAACCCTGAGCTTTTTGTTAGCACCATGTATACCCCACATTCATGAATTCAACTTTAACCATGGTGACAAATGTGCTCAAAATGCTAAGACACGTATAACCAGAGTGGAAAGCCTTTTATTCAAGTACTAGCCCATTTGGTAGGAAGGATACAGAACAAGAACCTAATATTTATTTCTAAGGATTCAACATATGTAATGCGTTCATACTTATGCACTTAATCAACAGGGAAGCAAAAGAGCATACAAGAATGGTGATGCACTGCATGATGAATAGGAAGAAATCTACCATAAATTCTCTATTTGATGCCAAAATTAATATCAAGATCAAAGTCAAAGCAGATGTTAGATCCACGCATTAAGTTCAAGTTCCAAAATTGTTTTATGGACATATCTCAAAATTATTCACCTATACATCTTGGTAGTGAAATGAAAATAAGTGAAGAAAAGCACTCCAACGTCGACTATGAAATGTCACTGATCTcttgtagttgagatggcaAGGAGAAAACATCCATGTAAGAAACATCTCACTCAGCTCAGTTTTCTTCATTTCTTGTCATTTCTTTCcagttgttttccttttcaatttATTATTTAGAAAATGACATGGAAGCAGCTGCTATGTGCATGACCTAAATAGTCTTAAGAGATCACACATTAATATTAAGTCcaacatgaaaatgaaagaTATCACATTAATATTAAGTCTGTTCACCTAAATAGTCTTAAGAGATCACACATTCCATACAAACTAATCTTTCAGGAACGAGGATAAGTTCCACGCTCATTAGGTTTAAGTCAGCAGTACTAGCAATTGGCTTTTGCATATATTACCTTCCAAGTTGTATTAATGTCCATTGATTTCCTGGTGAAAAGCAAAATGCATCCTTCCCCTGCGCTTCTTTCGTCTCTTGCAAACAAAATGCAAAGATCAAAAGAAAAGGCACGAGGAGCATAAAGAATAACGATAATGATGATGTTTTATTTTAATCCAACACACTGAACATTGTTTACAACGTACCAATCTGGAATATTTTACATACAGAAGTTCCAAAGGTGAAACTGGTGTAACCAATAAAAGCCAACATGCCACACCTTACGATGCAGGCAGATTATATTTGCTTTTAGGATCAATGTGGATGGAGTGTTAATTCCTGCAAGAAAATTTCTATGATGGACCATAAGGAGAAACCTCATCCACTTAACCGGCACCAAGCCTGCTAAAGAACACTATCAGTCGCTGGTAGACACCAAGAAGATGTGATACTTCATGTCCATGGCACATCTCACCTCAGAAGATATCTGATCTTGTTGATTCAGGGTGAAGCATAACAGTTAGTACGGATAGGAACCCAAGCAAGTGGTCCTagttcagccaaaaagcccaCGGTTGCCTATGTTCCCTTGCAGTTCTTTCAAACGTTGCTCTTCTAGAGGGTCAGGGCTCTTCAGGTACCGTTTGGTACGCCTGCGTATTTTAACAAAATTATAAGAAATCAATTCTGGATGTATGGAATTTGAACCATGTAATATTAGGCTAGTGCGGATAGATTTAAATTACCTGTCCAGTTCATTAAGCGCAGGGAATGTAGGCATGAAGTCCTTGGACTTAGGAAGAGGAACTTCAGAGAACCATTTGTGCTTCAGAGCATCATCTGCCGATATACGCTGTACGAGATAAACAAGTGTGCTTAGACAGGTATGCATGATGAGAATACAAGAACACCAAATTAAATGTCAATTGGAGATTATGAATTGCACCTTGTCAGGGTCATAAGTTAGCAGACTGTTGAGCAGATCAAAACCAGCTTCAGACAGGATTGGTCGCCCAGAAAAAGATGCAGCTGGGAACTTATCCCTTAGCCTGTTATACCTGATAAGACCAAAAAATCGATGCTGTCAAACAAAAATGAACACTCAGAAAAATAACAACAAAATACAGTACAGATGTAGAGAAACTCACGGTTGTTTGACAAAATTGACTTTCACACCAGGTAATTTGGCATAGCCAGGCCAAATCTTCTCATTAGGTGTGCCAAGTGTTCTAAATATCTGCCAAAGAAGTAGCTTCAACATGAGATATCATCGAATAAAATTTATATCAAGAGCTGCAGGACTATAGGAGATCAGGACAGATTAAATACCTTATCTAGCTGTTCAAACTCTGTTTTTCCATTGAATAATGGTTCTTTGGCCAGAAGCTCCGCCATTATACAGCCCACAGACCACATATCAATAGCAGTAGAATACTCCTTTGTTCCTAGCAATAGTTCTGGGGCCCTGTAGCCACAAGGAGCAGTAAAGGTGAGTCCTTGGTTTAGCAAATAGAACTCTTGATGAATAACTTTAGAAGAAAACCGAAACACTGCTGAGGAATCTGATGTTGGCTGATGACCTACCTGTACCACAAAGTCACAACCAGTTGAGTATAAGGTTTTAGTGGGCTCCCATATTGACGAGACAGTCCAAAATCACATATTTTCAACTCACCGCGGTTATTCAGCAAAAGATTTGAGGTCTTCAGATCCCTGAAAAAATTGTGGGCGTGTATCAGCAACATGAACAGATTTGACTTATGCAAACAAAAACGAATGTAAACAATAATTACCTATGAAGTACCCAATTGTCATGTAGATACTTTACACCCTCTAACAGTTGAATCATCAAACATTTGACCTCACTTTGGGTATACGGTTGTTTCATTGTCTCCATGACACCTTTTAGATCATGTTCCATGTACTCCATAACCATAAAGATACTATCTAGACTACTTCCAACTACTACTTCCTTAACATCCACTATCGAAGGATGGTGGAAAGACAAGAGGATATTTATTTCCCTTAGAGAGGTTAACGGGAAACCTTCTCGCTCTTTCTCCATCTTTACCTTCTTCAGAGCAACAATCTCATTTGTCTTCTTATCCCTTGCTCTATATACAACACCATATGTGCCCTCATTAATTTTGTTGAGCCTCTCAAACTCATCAACACTTCTGCAACCTTGAAGCATATTGATACACCTGTGTGGTGCCTTCACTGGTTCAGGGGTTTCAGGTCTGCGTGCTTCATCCTCTGAATCGGTATCTGACATTCTAATTTCTGCATCACTGTCACTGGCCTGCCCCCTGTCAACATCCATATAGTCATCTTTATCTACTTCAAAATCTTCTTTCTCATCATTACCCATTCTCCCCGAGTCAGATGACCTAGACATGGTCCTTCCTCCAGAGATATCACTGACCACAACCTCACCAAGTTCCGGGCTTGCCCTTTTCCACTGCCCCGGCACAGAGTCTGCAGGTGATgcacttttctttttcattggTGATGCaccatcttcctcatcatcattaGCACCAGCCCACCTTGAAGTTGATATGTTCCTCATTGTTGGatactcctcttcctcctctgccaccCTATTCTCATGTTCCGGCAACTGCTCAGCACTCTCTGTACCAACAGTAGGCTCCACATCTATAGGTGACTTCTCCACAGCTAATCTCACTGGGACATGGTCTTTTGGAGGcaacggcggaggcggagggagctCAGCAGGCACAGATTCTACCACTTTCTTGCCCCTTGATGCATCAGAATGTGGCGGCTTTGGGCTATccctgtcccaaattataggcgagaatttcctcttcttgctcGGCGACGAGACCGCTGCACCCGCTGCCGCTGACGCAGCCGCAGACTCGCCCTCCCTGCTAGAACTGGGAATGCCATTCTCCCTTCCTCTATGAGGCCTCCCACCAGAGTCATCAGACGCACTGCCGCTCAGCACTTCCCCAGGCTCACGGTCCCCGAGCCTACCCGCGAGACGGCTCCTgggcgggggcgagcggcggcgaccgTGGCCGTTGGCGAGGTCCCTGCCACCCCTGCTGCgcccgccgtcgcggcggcggtccGCGTCACGGTGGCGGCCGCCAAGATGGTTCTGCTGCTCCTTGCTCCTCCTGGAGCCCTCAGCGTCGAGCTCCCGCTCCCTCGCCTCGTAATCCCTGTACCCTCCGTGGCGCCCAGCGGCCATAAGCGAACCGAACGACAGCCTCACACGAGATTCAGCGGCAAACCCTAGATCCGTACCAAAACCTAGAAAAATTCGGCGTGGTTTGGACCAGGATGGAGTTCGGATCTGACCTTTGGGATCGAGCGGCCTCGTGGACGCCGACCGCGCACGGAGGAGGACGCGAGGAGGGTCGGGAACGTGGCGGCAAGGGGTGCGGTGGTTTGGTTCGGCGGCGAAgcgaaggagaggaggaaggggacggAAGCGACTGCTTCTAGGGCGGCCGCTCCGCGTGGTACAGGTCGGCTCTCGGCTTTCCTTTCGGGACTTCGAGGAAGCCCGCGGCCTCCGTGCGTACGTGGTTCCGCGTGTGTATGACGGGTGGGGCCGTGGGCGGTCGAGGTCGAGTGGGTCCAAGATGTCAGCTAAGCGCTTGGACACGTGCTTAAGCTGCTCTGGGCTGGGCCGCTGGGTGTTCAGAGAATGTTACTGAGATACTGGGCCGATGATTTCAAGACCGAGAGGATGGCGTTAtaaaatctatatctatatacagCGTTGCCGGCGCCCGGACTCGGACACTCCAACGGTCCATCACAACATCAAAAAATAACATCTGCAatatagaaaataaatgtttgCAATATAGAAAATCACCGTTTGCAATATCAAAAATATGTTGAAAAAATATTAGCCATctgctgatgatgaggaaaaaaaaccGCCGCAACATCTGTTTCATATTGCATGGAACATTCAAATCTCTCATTGAAAATGCAATCTCCAgataaaacacttgcaacatgtgTGTAAAGCATATGCAACATCACAATATctagatctactttgcaacttccacatgaaacacttgcaacattctTCTCAAACATCTGAAACACTTGAAATATACGCTTACAACATGCAGCAACCCCTGGCAGGAGGAGCACTGCACAGTGGGATCCGACGCTAGGAaatggtggaggagaaggaggatggtggcggccggcgcggctcgcccttggccaccgccgccgcccgcctccgccaacccctCCGTTCCTCCACCCGAGCACCCCCCTCCCACTCCACCCCGAGACCGTCGGCCCCCGCACTCCACCAGCGCCGTCTCCGCTCCGCCGTTGGCCTCCCTCCGCCCTGCCGCccactccgcctccgcccggccctTCCCCCGCTACCACCCaacccctccccctccgccccacctccgcctctgccgctccgccccgccgtcaccgcctcctcctcgcgcccGTGCCCGCATGAACTGCGTGgcagagggagagagtgagtgGTGCGGGTGATTTATCTCTAGACAAAAGGATAAGGAAGGACTGTGGGAGAGAAAGGATAAGGTGGAAGGAGAGAAGATGTTTGTGGGACTCGCGCCAGATATTTTTGGTGACAAGCGTCCAACACGTCCGGACGCACGAGCCATAGCATTACCATATATCTAATATTAAAGatcggttgtttcttccaactgtCGTGATTGTTTAAAAAAAAGTCTCTCAATTTTTTCATAATCAACCAGTAGTCCTTAGAATATGTCTTGATGGTTTTTCAAAAAGGTCCCtaaactttactgcaattgacTGGAGGTTTACGACGCCTCTTGCTTTCCTCCAGCTCAGTTTTCTTCGCTGCTACTGGCGCCGTTGTGTGCCTGCGCTCGAGCATGGAGATGTTGCGGCGGTCAACCAAACGCGCTTCGCCGCCTCGGCTTTCTCAACTCCTAGGCTCTCCCCACCGACGTCGGCCCCGAGGATGCCACCTCCATCGTCCCCATCCACGTCGTGGCCTCCGGCCTCCGCGCGATTCCTTGGTTCCTGCCCGGCGGGGCTATAGCGCCGCTGGCACCGACTCCCCCATCTTCTGCACCGCCAAATCCAAGGTCGACCAGCAGGAGCTACTATCACCACTCCTGCCACTGATCTACCCGGACCGCTGG from Setaria italica strain Yugu1 chromosome VII, Setaria_italica_v2.0, whole genome shotgun sequence includes the following:
- the LOC101779139 gene encoding cyclin-dependent kinase G-2 produces the protein MAAGRHGGYRDYEARERELDAEGSRRSKEQQNHLGGRHRDADRRRDGGRSRGGRDLANGHGRRRSPPPRSRLAGRLGDREPGEVLSGSASDDSGGRPHRGRENGIPSSSREGESAAASAAAGAAVSSPSKKRKFSPIIWDRDSPKPPHSDASRGKKVVESVPAELPPPPPLPPKDHVPVRLAVEKSPIDVEPTVGTESAEQLPEHENRVAEEEEEYPTMRNISTSRWAGANDDEEDGASPMKKKSASPADSVPGQWKRASPELGEVVVSDISGGRTMSRSSDSGRMGNDEKEDFEVDKDDYMDVDRGQASDSDAEIRMSDTDSEDEARRPETPEPVKAPHRCINMLQGCRSVDEFERLNKINEGTYGVVYRARDKKTNEIVALKKVKMEKEREGFPLTSLREINILLSFHHPSIVDVKEVVVGSSLDSIFMVMEYMEHDLKGVMETMKQPYTQSEVKCLMIQLLEGVKYLHDNWVLHRDLKTSNLLLNNRGELKICDFGLSRQYGSPLKPYTQLVVTLWYRAPELLLGTKEYSTAIDMWSVGCIMAELLAKEPLFNGKTEFEQLDKIFRTLGTPNEKIWPGYAKLPGVKVNFVKQPYNRLRDKFPAASFSGRPILSEAGFDLLNSLLTYDPDKRISADDALKHKWFSEVPLPKSKDFMPTFPALNELDRRTKRYLKSPDPLEEQRLKELQGNIGNRGLFG
- the LOC101778723 gene encoding glutathione S-transferase T3 isoform X2 translates to MSSGRAAPVPEHNGAGASASAGASPTSFVDGGRFFKGPGSFLAGARQSSMPQPWMLPQSSDPATWDKNPTPPGGFTNFIQLHLSQNFHFVGGPAQFAPFKPPRTMEDTPTEEELATPHSSTENSNYVSVDSGDELELPRTEKRILWTQEEDVRLMSSWLHNSTDSSIGADRKNEQYWYVVDTYNETTSSQRRRNAKQAKDRWHKVNKWTDLFHSAWLKARRVFTSGYNDQMWIDKAHVFYVEDNKKLKLGHFVLMDVWYTVRNEAKWITYNNGLKQARKRKSSNKDNEGEDMDNADLEDLEEIPRPMRQKKKAEKAALEKKAKNANRKDVDNTDLEEMNTFGKIQDDEHANRLKVLEVQKKLPSEKIEQAKLAHLAAKEQKEAAEVQMEARKYEVEARMFETYNQPPSRYGRSIDVR
- the LOC101778723 gene encoding uncharacterized protein LOC101778723 isoform X1 — encoded protein: MLAGASFVYGRSSCSHARRRLLGRVVGVVAVRRRRRGSDALGAARALFPFAPRKSGGAGTRAAQGGRFAGAESRCGASAEGSRVVVGEERTGGSADASTGGAAAAPEQMSSGRAAPVPEHNGAGASASAGASPTSFVDGGRFFKGPGSFLAGARQSSMPQPWMLPQSSDPATWDKNPTPPGGFTNFIQLHLSQNFHFVGGPAQFAPFKPPRTMEDTPTEEELATPHSSTENSNYVSVDSGDELELPRTEKRILWTQEEDVRLMSSWLHNSTDSSIGADRKNEQYWYVVDTYNETTSSQRRRNAKQAKDRWHKVNKWTDLFHSAWLKARRVFTSGYNDQMWIDKAHVFYVEDNKKLKLGHFVLMDVWYTVRNEAKWITYNNGLKQARKRKSSNKDNEGEDMDNADLEDLEEIPRPMRQKKKAEKAALEKKAKNANRKDVDNTDLEEMNTFGKIQDDEHANRLKVLEVQKKLPSEKIEQAKLAHLAAKEQKEAAEVQMEARKYEVEARMFETYNQPPSRYGRSIDVR